One window of the Nitrospirota bacterium genome contains the following:
- a CDS encoding prepilin-type N-terminal cleavage/methylation domain-containing protein gives MRRYRQPDKNGFTIIELLVSLAILVIVLGAVYATFFSIQRALDRFNNISMKYHEARTALDIMRREIESSYFDPSNPGDEAKTGTRPQFSFKDKDIFGKDSSDLNLTSFSLTGIALNISYRIEAEDGSLKLMKQESQTFQPSKGYTLEMMNGIESFTVEASFQRKWVKVWDAEQTGKLPDMLRITIAFDDNGKIVSLSEYARPVIGMKL, from the coding sequence ATGAGAAGATACCGGCAGCCTGATAAGAATGGTTTCACGATCATCGAGCTGCTCGTCAGCCTTGCCATACTGGTTATCGTTCTCGGCGCGGTCTACGCTACATTCTTTTCCATACAGCGCGCGCTCGACAGATTCAACAACATATCCATGAAATATCATGAGGCAAGGACAGCCCTTGATATAATGAGGCGCGAGATAGAGAGTTCGTATTTTGATCCCAGCAATCCCGGTGATGAAGCCAAAACAGGAACGAGGCCGCAATTCTCTTTTAAAGACAAGGACATATTCGGCAAGGATTCGTCAGACCTGAACCTTACATCATTCTCATTAACAGGTATCGCGTTAAATATCTCCTACCGTATTGAAGCGGAAGACGGGAGCCTCAAGCTCATGAAACAGGAGAGCCAGACCTTTCAGCCGTCAAAAGGGTATACGCTCGAAATGATGAACGGGATAGAGAGTTTTACAGTGGAGGCGTCATTCCAAAGAAAATGGGTCAAGGTGTGGGATGCTGAGCAGACCGGTAAATTACCCGACATGCTTAGGATAACCATAGCCTTTGATGACAACGGGAAGATCGTGAGCCTGAGTGAGTATGCAAGGCCGGTGATCGGAATGAAGTTATGA
- a CDS encoding flavodoxin family protein: MGSPRVKGNSELLLNEAIRAIEAEGHSVTVFRPSRMKISPCLNCGGCNEAGICAVDDDMEKVYRAIRGGDRFIIASPVFFFGLTAQIKALIDRCQSFWCEKYLLKRPIPAGENGRKGLLMLVGGMKKEIGFKCCDATATAFFRTINVPEHDVLCYPQVDANGAITSHPTALKDAFEAGRKLVS; this comes from the coding sequence TTGGGAAGTCCGAGGGTTAAAGGCAATTCAGAGCTTCTTCTTAATGAGGCGATTCGCGCCATTGAGGCAGAAGGGCATTCTGTTACGGTATTCAGGCCAAGCAGGATGAAGATATCCCCGTGCCTTAACTGCGGAGGATGTAATGAGGCAGGGATATGCGCGGTTGATGACGATATGGAGAAGGTTTACAGGGCGATCCGCGGAGGGGACAGGTTTATCATCGCCTCGCCGGTTTTTTTCTTCGGCCTTACGGCCCAGATCAAGGCATTGATAGACAGGTGCCAGTCTTTCTGGTGCGAGAAGTATCTGCTTAAGAGGCCGATACCTGCAGGTGAGAACGGCAGGAAGGGATTATTGATGCTCGTCGGCGGGATGAAGAAGGAGATCGGTTTTAAATGCTGTGACGCAACGGCGACCGCTTTTTTCAGGACGATCAATGTGCCTGAACATGATGTGCTTTGTTATCCTCAAGTTGACGCTAATGGCGCGATAACGAGCCACCCCACTGCATTGAAGGATGCTTTTGAAGCAGGCAGGAAGCTCGTATCTTAA
- the gspN gene encoding type II secretion system protein GspN: protein MRRSLIFLYSSAAIIIFTILIWYFSVPDNLIKENIEQRISRSIGANTGVKITGLEKGLFFSIHLDDLAIYKGAAHIINASDISVQMNPLYLYKGDIGLDLNGKIGGGHINGIFKEADKGVIKADGIDLSSLQYLKGLGINCSGILSSETILANNSSETKFTVTGLSMKGGALDILPLINSFTKAQGLIIADKKQITVTSLSLEGDKGYARAKGKIVNGNADMVFELMPEFNRLEEFEKMLIKQYETSPGYYVFPYRGKLSI, encoded by the coding sequence ATGAGAAGATCTCTCATTTTTTTATATTCATCAGCAGCTATAATTATCTTCACCATTCTCATATGGTACTTCTCAGTTCCCGATAACCTTATAAAAGAAAATATAGAACAAAGAATATCAAGATCAATAGGCGCGAATACCGGTGTTAAGATAACAGGGCTGGAGAAAGGGCTTTTTTTCTCTATCCATCTTGATGATCTCGCCATATATAAAGGAGCCGCCCATATCATAAATGCCTCTGATATTTCGGTGCAGATGAATCCATTGTATTTGTATAAAGGGGATATCGGCCTTGACCTGAACGGCAAAATCGGAGGCGGCCATATAAACGGAATTTTTAAAGAAGCAGACAAAGGCGTTATAAAAGCAGATGGTATAGATCTCAGTTCACTCCAATATCTTAAAGGCCTCGGCATTAATTGCAGCGGTATCCTCTCTTCAGAGACGATATTGGCTAACAACTCCTCAGAAACAAAGTTCACAGTCACAGGACTCAGCATGAAAGGCGGGGCGCTGGATATACTGCCGCTGATAAATTCATTTACGAAAGCACAGGGCTTGATAATAGCGGATAAAAAACAGATCACCGTCACATCCCTTAGCCTTGAAGGTGACAAAGGATATGCCCGAGCAAAAGGCAAGATAGTGAACGGCAATGCAGATATGGTATTTGAGCTTATGCCTGAATTCAACAGGCTTGAAGAGTTTGAGAAGATGCTGATCAAGCAGTATGAGACTTCCCCGGGATATTACGTCTTTCCATACAGAGGGAAACTCTCAATATAA
- the gspK gene encoding type II secretion system minor pseudopilin GspK, which produces MKKRNPNIFFECLNHRNKKGSALVIVLLLVALITALVVEFAYEIYTDTSSVANWVDSQRASLIAKSGQSFSSEFMKEVRGYDYTHTKEIALPVPIDFGADSSLVLKAEDENSKFNINKITDPQYLDILKRMLQYLNINTNLADSIADWIDADSEPRPGGSEDKAKNAPLWSVDEVKYIKGMDTETFNKLSPFITAYGDGLININTASLTILMSLHPEMTEPMANNIISYRESEPFKSSSLPQNLSLPESVRSGLVGKITVKSSYFRIYSIARSHEITRIIESVMDTSLKVRYWREG; this is translated from the coding sequence ATGAAAAAGAGAAACCCGAACATATTTTTTGAATGTCTAAACCATCGCAATAAGAAAGGCTCGGCCCTCGTGATAGTCCTGCTTCTGGTTGCGCTGATAACAGCCCTGGTCGTGGAATTCGCGTATGAGATATATACCGACACTTCTTCTGTGGCAAACTGGGTAGATTCTCAGAGGGCTTCGCTCATAGCAAAGTCAGGCCAGTCGTTCAGTTCGGAGTTCATGAAAGAGGTCAGAGGTTATGATTATACCCACACAAAGGAGATAGCGCTCCCGGTCCCGATAGATTTCGGCGCTGACAGCTCTCTTGTTCTAAAGGCAGAAGACGAGAATTCAAAATTCAATATAAATAAAATTACTGACCCGCAGTATCTTGATATCTTGAAAAGGATGCTCCAATACCTTAATATAAACACCAACCTCGCTGATTCCATAGCCGACTGGATAGACGCCGACAGCGAGCCAAGGCCGGGAGGTTCTGAAGATAAAGCAAAGAACGCGCCTTTATGGAGCGTAGATGAAGTTAAATATATTAAAGGCATGGATACGGAAACTTTTAATAAATTATCCCCTTTCATCACAGCTTATGGAGATGGTTTAATAAATATAAATACAGCAAGCCTGACGATATTAATGAGCCTTCATCCTGAGATGACAGAGCCTATGGCAAATAATATAATCAGTTACAGGGAGTCCGAACCTTTTAAAAGCAGCAGCCTTCCTCAGAATCTGTCACTTCCGGAAAGTGTCAGATCAGGGCTGGTAGGTAAAATAACTGTAAAGAGCAGCTACTTCAGGATATACTCTATTGCAAGGTCTCATGAGATAACAAGGATAATCGAAAGTGTAATGGATACATCACTGAAAGTGCGTTACTGGAGAGAGGGATAA